A single window of Leishmania panamensis strain MHOM/PA/94/PSC-1 chromosome 35 sequence DNA harbors:
- a CDS encoding hypothetical protein (TriTrypDB/GeneDB-style sysID: LpmP.35.0820), translating into MQRENLPLALPFARQWTVPSTAGSDAGSTTLDYPSRHAESPSPLSQSQVPRTPSPGRARPRQPLKGSVTLGSPSPLPPLELSPFASRGAACCSDASLQLVSCPAPVGEFARNFGSTTVPEAVSDNGTDGESFWRHQAQRSEATCRALEEELIAVYRLLAKDAVGGFCTGVASSPASLIEFGSTSPLYETVLQERNMAQLELAREREKGFLLRYRLREMESEVHRLQRVHCRSVGRQRTGDASKRPLTSGNSAPHLEVASVQRRRSYSSCCSSSRSSTHSTHHARRSPTYPHSRSSTRPYTPSSARWEESPRPTCVPMSMSSTQRSDDSIVARSSAPPASLPTRREGGCRAATASVEAPAAFARPYGHGTNLPANSNRQVSHVYKAESRDLLTWVLSARPSSSASQCQPAAWRKGAAAPRNPGPVRHATFENPPRHVFHSDLFSAAAAISEEEGSSPLMRGPPWDAAETRRAMHHRRLRLPSPLPQTSDSNDNDQTRDHPSDTVSSFCAIPLMMPAARNSVDAAHGALSRKGVPTKPADHWKWVVWQPPASASHQQSGGG; encoded by the coding sequence ATGCAGCGGGAAAACTTGCCACTAGCTCTGCCTTTTGCGCGTCAGTGGACAGTACCTTCCACTGCGGGGAGCGATGCTGGTTCCACTACCCTCGACTACCCCTCGCGACACGCAGAGTCTCCTTCGCCGCTTAGCCAATCTCAGGTACCTCGGACACCATCCCCTGGCAGGGCCAGGCCGCGGCAACCGTTGAAGGGGTCCGTTACGTTAGGCTCACCATCTCCCTTGCCACCGTTGGAGCTCTCACCGTTCGCTTCGCGAGGTGCCGCGTGCTGCTCAGATGCCTCACTGCAGCTGGTGTCGTGCCCTGCACCTGTGGGTGAATTTGCGAGGAACTTTGGATCGACCACCGTACCAGAGGCGGTGTCTGACAATGGTACTGATGGCGAATCGTTCTGGCGGCACCAAGCGCAGCGCTCCGAGGCGACCTGCAgagcgctggaggaggagctcatcGCTGTCTACCGCCTTCTTGCCAAAGACGCCGTCGGGGGCTTTTGCACGGGGGTGGCGAGTAGTCCTGCTTCTTTGATCGAGTTCGGAAGCACCAGCCCTCTCTAcgagacggtgctgcaggagcgcaacATGGCGCAACTGGAGCTGGcgcgagaaagggaaaagggttTCCTTCTGCGCTACCGCCTGCGGGAGATGGAGTCGGAGGTGCATCGACTGCAACGGGTGCATTGCCGTAGCGTGGGCAGGCAGCGCACCGGCGATGCATCAAAGCGGCCATTGACATCTGGTAATTCTGCGCCGCACTTGGAGGTGGCTTccgtgcagcgccgccgctcttaCAGTAGCTGCTGTTCGAGCTCTCGCTCTTCTACACATTCCACGCATCACGCGCGCCGTTCGCCCACGTACCCACACTCTCGTAGTTCCACGCGACCGTACACCCCGTCGTCCGCGAGATGGGAAGAGTCGCCACGACCAACGTGTGTGCCGATGTCTATGTCCTCTACCCAACGCAGCGACGATTCCATAGTCGCTCGATCCTCGGCACCTCCAGCGTCGTTGCCGACACGTCGTGAGGGTGGCTGTCgggccgccaccgcatctGTGgaagctccagcagcgtttGCAAGACCCTACGGCCATGGTACAAATTTGCCCGCAAACTCGAACCGACAGGTGTCACACGTTTACAAAGCGGAATCGCGCGACTTGCTCACTTGGGTGCTAAGTGCgcgcccttcttcttctgcgaGCCAGTGCCAACCAGCTGCCTGGCGgaaaggtgctgctgcgccccgTAACCCAGGACCTGTGCGCCACGCTACCTTTGAGAATCCACCCCGACACGTGTTTCACAGTGACCtcttcagcgccgctgctgctatcagtgaagaagagggcagTAGTCCTCTGATGCGTGGCCCGCCATGGGACGCAGCGGAGACTCGCCGAGCTATGCATCACCGTCGACTAAGGTTGCCCTCTCCGTTGCCGCAAACGAGCGATTCCAACGATAACGACCAAACAAGGGATCACCCCTCGGACACTGTTTCCTCGTTCTGTGCGATACCTTTGATGATGCCAGCGGCACGGAACTCCGTGGATGCGGCTCACGGTGCGCTCTCCAGAAAGGGGGTCCCAACGAAGCCCGCTGATCACTGGAAGTGGGTTGTGTGGCAGCCGCCCGCCTCTGCGTCACACCAACAGTCCGGAGGTGGGTAA